From the Spiroplasma chrysopicola DF-1 genome, one window contains:
- a CDS encoding GHMP family kinase ATP-binding protein, which yields MTNKIIEIKTFGKINTKLDVKRLKRGQKLHKVRTIMFPYEKQFDRIILTPSTIAKTYVTTNNPLIDCNNNSLLKAYDLFVRVFPETGEFPLHFELEKNSLVGSGLGFSASNAVGVIKLCCTFFKINFLTKKVKKIVKQLGSDALFFYFAKPAVVSGVGNKIKLLTKKQIKKFAITNVKIINSEIPSYAQAVFQQLDQKYDYYQKLVNRNNNYYNILQQPAFDLNPQLAKKYQALKNNYSHVMLAGSGGSFLVW from the coding sequence GAGGGCAAAAACTTCATAAGGTTAGAACAATTATGTTTCCCTATGAGAAACAATTTGACCGGATTATTTTAACCCCAAGTACAATCGCTAAAACGTATGTGACAACAAATAATCCTTTAATTGATTGCAATAATAATAGCCTCTTAAAGGCTTACGATTTATTTGTTAGGGTTTTTCCAGAGACTGGAGAATTTCCCTTGCATTTTGAACTTGAAAAAAATAGTTTAGTTGGATCAGGGTTAGGTTTTTCTGCTAGTAATGCGGTTGGGGTAATTAAACTATGTTGTACTTTTTTTAAAATTAATTTTTTAACAAAAAAAGTTAAAAAAATTGTTAAACAACTTGGTTCTGATGCGCTTTTTTTCTATTTTGCAAAGCCAGCAGTTGTATCAGGGGTTGGTAATAAAATAAAACTATTAACAAAGAAACAAATTAAAAAATTTGCCATCACAAATGTTAAGATTATTAATTCTGAAATTCCTTCATATGCCCAAGCAGTTTTTCAACAATTAGATCAAAAATATGATTATTATCAAAAACTAGTTAATAGAAATAATAACTATTATAATATCCTTCAACAGCCAGCTTTTGATCTTAATCCGCAGTTAGCGAAAAAATATCAAGCTTTAAAAAATAATTATAGTCATGTTATGCTCGCGGGGAGTGGGGGTTCTTTTTTAGTTTGGTAA